DNA from Tripterygium wilfordii isolate XIE 37 chromosome 4, ASM1340144v1, whole genome shotgun sequence:
GAACCCGAGTCCTACAGATTGGACATGTAGCGGCCTTCAGCAGCCACGCATCCACACACTTCCTATGGAAGACGTGACCGCAATTCACAAGTCTCCTGCACCATTGCCCTTGTCTAATTCCATCCAAACAAACCACACATTCGCAATCTCGTCCATTCGAAAACTTGAATTGGGGAAGCTTCTTGAGGTGTTTTGAAGAGAACCCATCTGATGGATTGTCTTGTCGAACATGGTGGACGTGGCGGCCGCGGTGGCGGAGGACAGCAGTGACGAGGAGGATgttgaaaagaagaagagcagCCAAACCCAGAAGCAGGAAGAACACGGAGGTAATAAAGGTCATGATTATAGCCTTCAATATTAAAGACAGGAACTTTTGCTTCGCCTTTGGTGGCGGTGGCTGTGATTGTGGTGGAGTACCACCGGATGAGCGGTGATGGAGCTCGGGAGGCATACCAAAATTCACGCGCAGATGCAAAaaagacaattttttttgagaaagagaaagagagtgcGTTGCCGATTTATATACTTGATCGAGAAAAACGAAGGTTCGTCTAATAATGATAGGAGTAGTATTCCCAGTCCTCACCTACATCGGTTTGGGGCTTTTTGTGTAAATCGCACAACACTAGGAATCGAGGATCGCCCACGGCTTTGGTGATGGGTCTGCTTCAATTGGTTTGCTGGTCAAAGCATGTTTGTTTTAAGGAATATATGGAATATACCTTTCCTTATGGGCCTATCAAATAACCCAAATGAGattttttaagaaatatatGGAAGGTAAAGTTTAATCACACCTCTAAATTTATTAAGACACCCCCTTGTTAAGCGAACCCTAtaaaattctaaattcttaTAAGCACACCGAAAGTACAGCAAATCTGAAACATTTTCAAAATACACCCCAAAGGAAAAACAGGGTAAAGGAGAAATCAAATATCTTAGTTCAAATTGAACTTGTCAAAACACATAAAGGATTTACAATTAACAACCATGCATATACATCAAAATCATCCAAGAATAAGTGAATGTACAGGTATTCAACATGTTATCAATATTTGACACCTCATTGAGCAACAACACTTGTGAATTCtacaacaagaacaacaacaaaaccaGACATTCCAAACAAAGATAATTAAGCCTAATAAATACCTTCTAAGCACAAGCACAAGCCACAAAACTTTGATCTGCAACGCATCCACTGAGGACACTGGATCTAAGCAACGAAACTTCGATCTGCTATGCATCCACCGAGGACAACTCCTTGGCGGCAATCGCGAGGAGTTTGACTCGCACGCGGCGGTCCTTCATTTATTGGTAGAAGATTCCGATGATTAGACAGGCGAGGAGTGTGAGGATGACATAACTCGGAGATCAAATCATGAAAGATGGATGAGTAGTAATCCAAGGCCTTGCGGTACCTCTTGGTGGTCCAGACGTCACGGAGAGGTACTACTCAACTCGGACACACAGGTAGGAGCCATAGATCGACAAACCAAAGCTTTTGGGTATGGGGTGTTATGATCGGGTTCCTAAAACAACACATGGTCAACGTGAAGTCAACTTAAGTCGGGGTGTCTTTAATAAActtaggggtgtgactaaagtttacctaTATGGAATCTACCTTCCACTATGGGCCCTATCAAATAGCCCATATGAGATTGGGCAAGGACCAAGAGGAGCAATTTTGTTAGCTAGTCACaaaaagagaacaaatataTAATGAGCAATATTTTCTTTAGAGGGAATTCACTCTTTTCTTCGTTCAAGTCTTAACGAGTAAAATGTTTTTGGCAAGTACTAAAAGAGTAAGTGACCAATAAAGTTTAAGCGTCCTTAATTTTCTAGTCTCAAGGAAGATATAAAAGATGATTTAGTTGATAATAAGGAGTTGCAATTATATACTAGTTACGTGCTCGCGCTACAAGTGATATGTATTTATTTGTATGTTTATTACTTATATTGTATAATCATCATTTTGAAAACAGtagtttatttttttctattaaGAAATGGTTTGGATAGTAAACTATTAGTTTGAAAGACAACAATAGGTATTCGGTCAAACGTTGTGCCCTACCATGCAGGTCATCGCACACTTGGTTTAAATAATGAGTTAGTGTAAGACAACTTAAGTATTTGTACTCTTACTTCAGTCTTATAGAAGCAATGTTGAAGGTTCCTTAACTGATCTCTTTAAGATGACGACAACCAATGCTCGTGGCAGCCTTAATTAATATGATATGTGGGAACATTTTTCATCACTCTATTTAACAGCATGATTAATAAATTTGTCTAATTCAAAAACATATGCATTATGATTTTTAATATTTGCTTGGCATGAGTTTATTacttgaaaaatattttgaatgtaTACTATGTTGGAAATGAATGGATATTTTCCattgttaaaattgttttaattgGTTAATTGACCAAGTCCTCCAACCTAATCACGTTGTTAACGTGTTTATTTTCTTAAGCACAGAAAACAAATTATTTGGTACATTGGGTCCAACATACAAAGTATTTGACATACTGtgtatttggttgatttgattTCCAAGTAAATAGGTGACTTATTAATACcctgaatgattttttttgtattagTGTTCATGAATTTGGTTTTTtgtacttaaaaaaaaatattatcatgTGGTTGATACATGAATAAGTGGTAAAGTTCATTTGATTTCCAAGTAAATAGGTGACTTATTAGTACTCTGAATGATTTATTGTTAGTGTTCACGAATTTggttaatattatatatgtggttGATACATGAATAAGTGGTAAATTCTAAAATATATTTGCTTTCTAAGAAATGGATTCAATAAAATTCTATGTTgacataattttttatattcttatttaaatacttttttttttgaaaattcttaTTTACAATTAACAAATAGCAGTAATTGTTTACATGCTACATCCCATTATTGGTTGGACAAGAGAACTatgtccaatatatatatagatagatatatatgcATGTAACCATAGTTGTTTTAATTCCCTAATTCCAATAGCCATACCTGACTTTTTTTCCCCATATAGGAAAAAAGTTGTTGTCATTAGTTACATGCCATATATAGGAGTGAAGATGCTTATTTCAAATATCATATATGgattgaaatggcaaaaaattaaattcatgacTTACTAGTAAAAGAGTGAATTGAATTGTGGTTGGTGTGGTGCCCCTACATAATATGAAATGCATGTGTACTTACTGATTATGCTCATCAACCCTTGGAACTACTACtttgaacaaaacaaaactCAAGATAGATAGAAATGGAGAAAGCCACTTTGATTATTGTAGCCATTGTTGCAACCCTAATCTCAGTAGCATCAGCAGCACCTGGAATCGCTACTTTCTACACCAGTTATGTCCGTAAGTACTTCCAAAACCAtctcaatcaattaatcatGTAATTCTAAAACCCTTTCCACGCTGGTGACGATTTAGATCTGGTTGAAACCCGTGCATGAAGAACGTTTCATGAGAGGAAAATAACGTCGAAACTGCttgctttcttgcttgcacattAATTAATCTacctaattcattttttttttcctgttcattTGTGGTTGGACAGCATCGGCATGTTATGGAGGGCAGCAACAAGGAGTGATGATTGCAGCAGCTAGTGATACACTATGGAAAGGTGGGGCTGTGTGTGGGAAATATTTCAGAGTTACATGTACAGGGCCTAGAAATCCTGTACCACATCCATGCACAGGCAAAAGTGTTGTGGTTAAGATTGTTGATCATTGTCCAGGAGGATGTCCATCAACTCTTGATCTCTCTAGAGAAGCTTTTGCTCAGATTGCTAATCCAGTTGCTGGGATCATTAACATTGATTACCAACAGTAAATCTTCATCCCtagctttgattttatttttttaaatacttaactgtcactaattaattaatgactATATATAACATGGGTTTCTCTCTCCTAATTAATTTTGCAGGTTATGAAGTGGATCAAGAAAATCCCTGGAAGAGATTAGAGAAGAAATagtaccttacaaaatgttgattGAGAAATTAATAATGTAACcttaatatataaaaagaaaaaatggggGTTGTGGGAGACGAATCTTCCCCAAGCtctcatatgttttttttttta
Protein-coding regions in this window:
- the LOC119995993 gene encoding RING-H2 finger protein ATL56-like, which codes for MPPELHHRSSGGTPPQSQPPPPKAKQKFLSLILKAIIMTFITSVFFLLLGLAALLLFNILLVTAVLRHRGRHVHHVRQDNPSDGFSSKHLKKLPQFKFSNGRDCECVVCLDGIRQGQWCRRLVNCGHVFHRKCVDAWLLKAATCPICRTRVQLDSEGGEESSQWTFGGSNLRVC
- the LOC119996075 gene encoding putative EG45-like domain containing protein 1 — encoded protein: MEKATLIIVAIVATLISVASAAPGIATFYTSYVPSACYGGQQQGVMIAAASDTLWKGGAVCGKYFRVTCTGPRNPVPHPCTGKSVVVKIVDHCPGGCPSTLDLSREAFAQIANPVAGIINIDYQQ